A portion of the Acanthopagrus latus isolate v.2019 chromosome 21, fAcaLat1.1, whole genome shotgun sequence genome contains these proteins:
- the emilin2a gene encoding EMILIN-2, protein MLGLFILRRLSSMNHGNGEMDWRWTVFALFLNFQFTYGSPSSYDLFQGSPYTGAVHRHRNRNWCAYVVRRNVSCAVQGSVESFQEPVVAPCPAYQPDCQQQVTYHNRFRPTYKIAFKTVTELEWRCCPGYQGPDCKDLKPPPDPQRVQGIQPYLPPNPGHTTRHTQRPERRETGHHEMRHGGTDKVHLLEGEVQRLSQTVLDLQSALTGLTDNLRTDLQEDTKKMLVTLINNIHPPDSATATGTEESPAVLDGHQATRGGLAGDKAIEKIEARLDDINNALKSKDEALEDLRGTMTSHEGQIRVLMDASQSQTPSMVEFDVIQTYIDGKFEKLKKELDQNVEEHMTKLQSSCNDKIETLQKTCEDNRDQGLVSLTKLVDTKEADLRKEIRALRLDMAAADGPVRTQRQTELSKPEEDHSDHKDLWREIDRIAEAHRILNVRIDNELAHLSSAPQEDNDFSLLVEELEARINITEQNAETHCFYIEEKLTRTIAEEVAALRQLLKERLNTMEDQFTNMLVEMSNNSFPGMFSDSMDAIQAEVNNNKFLIQGLDDKVNAVGELCSSGCSGSGISVGAVSSSQPPKTLENILKDLSRYRNDLDVLHTDVSTNTQKLRQLEDVVQRQTVTNERRAQTMDDFQKGLINLQDNVLGLATGVTTLSDSLKKYDQDLYRMNMTCCHARQSGTGSPSRDNWASVITGPNSQADDTKREVDELKHKLDTLSQQVSSELSQCRQNTQGVSDGISIVDGRVTRLEKVCGRLDGISANIKELKDGMERHIGGLRDCMYRMNVTCGNHGAEIAALQNSLQRVQGQLSEMARHVMKDVTAKEPGMTLRPERPASPPDSRTRIQQIHIPLIIPPPPSSPRQPYSPSQPAQPNTHTVVINTPRQPSNPQQPGQSSLPLVPVRPVVETGEAGPPGYVRRVTVRRGSEDSSRMPVKGFAGAPGYPPLQPASFKPQTTRRQAPIATKVPWNPMYQAPVHSPVSDFNSAFADPFSFSAGLTQQSPAGDFGVIRFNRILVNDGGHYNSHTGIFTVPLDGRYLISGLLTARQGDRVEAVLSVSNRSVQRLQSSAGPAAGQHWGSAGAHCGCGGSVSFSLILPLRKGDRVGLVRTGGQLATTEAREILSTYSAIFLYAPQANR, encoded by the exons atGTTAGGACTATTTATTTTAAGGCGTCTGTCGAGTATGAATCACGGGAATGGAGAGATGGACTGGCGGTGGACAGTTTTCGCACTGTTTCTGAACTTTCAGTTCACTTACGGGTCTCCCTCATCTTATGACTTGTTCCAGGGGTCTCCATACACCGGAGCGGTGCACAGACACAGGAATAG GAACTGGTGTGCCTATGTGGTGCGCAGGAACGTGAGCTGCGCCGTGCAGGGGAGTGTGGAGAGCTTCCAGGAGCCCGTAGTGGCCCCCTGCCCGGCCTACCAGCCCGACTGCCAGCAGCAAGTGAC ataCCACAATCGATTTCGCCCCACATACAAGATTGCCTTCAAGACAGTCACAGAGTTAGAGTGGAGATGCTGTCCTGGATACCAAGGTCCAGACTGTAAAGATTTAAAACCACCCCCAGACCCACAAAGAGTTCAGGGAATACAGCCATACCTACCACCAAATCCTGGACAtacaaccagacacacacaga GACCAGAGCGGAGAGAGACAGGTCACCATGAGATGAGGCACGGCGGGACGGATAAGGTGCATCTTCTGGAAGGTGAAGTTCAGCGACTGTCTCAAACAGTCCTGGATCTTCAGTCGGCTTTGACAGGGTTGACCGACAACCTCCGCACAGACCTGCAGGAAGACACGAAGAAGATGCTGGTGACACTTATCAACAATATACATCCACCAGACAGTGCCACAGCCACAGGCACAGAGGAGAGCCCGGCAGTGCTTGATGGTCATCAGGCTACTAGAGGTGGGCTTGCTGGAGACAAGGCTATAGAAAAAATAGAGGCCCGGTTGGATGACATCAACAATGCACTGAAAAGCAAGGATGAAGCTTTGGAAGACTTAAGAGGAACCATGACAAGTCATGAGGGGCAGATCCGTGTCCTGATGGATGCCTCTCAATCTCAGACTCCATCCATGGTGGAGTTTGATGTTATACAAACCTACATTGATGGAAAATTTGAAAAGCTTAAGAAGGAGCTAGACCAGAACGTGGAGGAACACATGACCAAACTACAAAGCTCTTGCAATGACAAGATCGAGACCTTGCAGAAGACCTGTGAAGACAACCGTGACCAAGGTTTGGTCAGCCTAACCAAGCTGGTTGATACCAAGGAGGCCGACCTGAGAAAGGAGATTAGGGCACTACGTCTGGATATGGCTGCTGCAGATGGACCTGTACGAACCCAGAGGCAGACAGAACTGTCCAAACCAGAGGAGGATCATAGTGACCACAAAGACCTCTGGCGAGAGATTGACCGCATCGCAGAGGCTCACCGCATCCTGAATGTCCGCATTGACAATGAGCTGGCGCACCTCAGCTCAGCACCGCAGGAAGACAATGATTTCAGTCTACTGGTTGAAGAGCTTGAGGCACGCATTAATATCACGGAGCAAAACGCAGAGACTCACTGTTTCTATATTGAAGAGAAGCTGACCCGTACAATTGCCGAGGAAGTGGCAGCACTGCGACAGCTGCTGAAGGAGCGCCTGAACACCATGGAGGACCAGTTCACAAACATGCTGGTGGAAATGAGCAACAACTCCTTCCCTGGGATGTTTAGTGACTCTATGGATGCCATCCAGGCAGAAGTCAACAACAATAAGTTCCTCATCCAAGGCTTGGATGATAAGGTCAACGCTGTAGGAGAGTTATGCTCTTCAGGATGTTCAGGTTCAGGAATTTCTGTAGGTGCAGTGAGTTCATCACAACCACCGAAAACTctagaaaacattttgaaggatTTGAGTCGATATAGAAATGACTTGGATGTTCTTCACACAGATGTGAGTACCAACACACAGAAACTCAGGCAACTGGAAGACGTAGTTCAAAGGCAGACAGTCACAAATGAGAGACGTGCTCAGACGATGGATGACTTCCAGAAGGGATTGATTAATCTCCAAGATAATGTGCTTGGTCTGGCTACTGGTGTCACCACACTAAGTGACTCCTTGAAAAAATACGACCAGGATTTGTACAGAATGAACATGAcatgctgccatgcaaggcAAAGTGGTACTGGGAGTCCATCAAGGGACAACTGGGCATCAGTCATTACTGGTCCCAACAGTCAGGCAGATGATACCAAGCGTGAGGTGGACGAGCTGAAGCACAAGCTTGACACGCTCAGTCAACAGGTGTCATCTGAACTGAGTCAATGTAGACAGAACACACAGGGTGTCTCTGATGGCATTTCCATTGTAGATGGACGCGTGACCAGACTTGAAAAGGTGTGTGGAAGGTTAGATGGAATTTCCGCCAACATCAAAGAGCTGAAAGATGGGATGGAGAGACACATTGGTGGTCTGCGGGACTGTATGTACCGGATGAACGTCACCTGTGGAAACCACGGGGCAGAGATCGCTGCACTGCAGAATTCATTGCAGAGGGTCCAGGGACAGCTGTCTGAGATGGCCAGACATGTTATGAAAGACGTCACTGCCAAAGAGCCAG GAATGACCTTGAGACCAGAGAGGCCTGCTTCTCCGCCAGATTCCAGAACCAGAATCCAACAAATCCACATCCCTCTCATCATCCCACCGCCGCCGTCCAGCCCCAGGCAGCCATACAGCCCCAGCCAACCAGCGcagcccaacacacacacagtcgtgaTCAATACACCGAGGCAGCCGTCCAACCCCCAGCAGCCAGGCCAGTCCAGCCTCCCCCTGGTTCCCGTCAGGCCGGTGGTGGAGACGGGCGAGGCCGGGCCCCCGGGGTACGTACGCAGGGTGACAGTGCGGAGAGGGTCGGAGGACTCGTCGAGAATGCCGGTCAAAGGGTTCGCCGGCGCACCAG GCtatcctcctctgcagcctgcaTCGTTCAAGCCTCAAACAACCCGCCGCCAAG CTCCGATAGCAACAAAGGTGCCATGGAACCCGATGTATCAAGCTCCAGTTCACTCACCAG TTTCAGATTTCAACAGCGCCTTCGCAGATCCCTTCTCCTTCTCGGCTGGCCTCACGCAGCAGAGCCCCGCTGGAGACTTTGGTGTTATCCGCTTTAACAGAATTCTGGTCAATGATGGCGGACACTACAATTCCCATACAG